The genomic segment CGTCGCCAAGGCGTAGCCGCCAAACAACACGGCCGACCACAGCGCGTCGCCTGCGAGCGTTAACTTGAAGAACGGCATGGCCGACACATAGCACTCCACCAGTCCAGACAAGCTGTGCGAATAGAGCGAGCCGAAGTACCACACCGCCAGATTGGTGGTCGAAAAGAAGATGATCGACGACGCCAGGGTGGCGCCGGCCACTCGCGCTAGCGATAGTTCGCGTCCCACCAGCGCCGACAGCGCGACCGGCAAAGCCAGCGCGGCGTACACCACCGCCATCACGCGCCAGTCGTAGGTTCCGATCAACAGGTCGCCCAGCAGCATGGCCGACAACGGAATGAGCATCGTCGTCGCCCGCTGGCCAAACATGTAACCCGCGAACAACGCGATTGCCGCGATCGGCACAAAGTTGGGCGGGTGCGGCAACACCCTGGCGGCCAATCCAAACGCCGCCAACAACAGCACCAAGAGCACCGATTTGATTCGCGAGTTCGTCGTCATAGGTCCATCTCGTTCAGAAAGGAGTTAGCAGAGTGAATTCTTGATGCCGATCTCAACCGGCGCCGTCACGGCTCAAACACCTCAAAGCGCCACTTGACCTGGTCCCCCGCCTTCAGTTCGTGCGCGCCGCAACTCTTGTTGCCTTTGCGATCGTTGACGTAGTAGACCCAATTTTTGCCGTCCGTGCCCCCTTCGTTCTCCATTCCGTCGATCGCACCCACAAACAGCGTGGCGCCGCGCCCCGTGCTGGCGTGCTTGACGCCATGCGGGTGCTTGGCGGCATAGGTCAGGCAATCGGCCACGGTCATGCCCGCCGTGTGTGGTATGGCGGTAAAG from the Pirellulales bacterium genome contains:
- a CDS encoding DUF4430 domain-containing protein, translated to MNRRRTLLWIAACACCALLPLRAAEVGKASAQPTVQMVIDYHDGVEKHFTAIPHTAGMTVADCLTYAAKHPHGVKHASTGRGATLFVGAIDGMENEGGTDGKNWVYYVNDRKGNKSCGAHELKAGDQVKWRFEVFEP